In Paenibacillus sonchi, a single genomic region encodes these proteins:
- a CDS encoding glucose PTS transporter subunit IIA, translating into MNWLGSLQQLGRAIMLPTMVLPAAAILLSLGSLPWSAWGLSSVAEVTTYAGQGIFYFMPYLFAVGVAWGLSNQAGPAGMAALAGMFTYDRIVSNMGDGAVQPATLIGIILGIVAGVAHNRFKNIKLPEAIQFFGGSRFVLLFMGLFSALFAWVMLGLSPVLQHGLDILFRDIQATGGYGVFVYGVLYRVLTAFGLHHILNNVFWFQLGSFTTPDGSAVVQGDLPRFFAGDPTAGIFMAGLFPIMMFALPAIAFAIIQEAREDLKPKIKKTFLRAAMVCFLTGVSEQIEFAFLFASPYLFGLHVVMSGLAMVLTYALGIHHGFSYSAGAIDFFLNMHLSQRAWLLIPIGIGYGIVYYNVFRWAIRRFQIPTPGREEGSELGDWAGNIPYQAPLILEALGGKENIVQVQACITRLRLTVHNDRYIDTVALKGLGSAGIIKLGGGNVQVVFGTYSELIREEINKLLLRDLPQVLFSSPIQGRMMPIEEVPDHIFAAKLVGDGVAFFPEKGELVSPVFGKVMHVYPTMHAVGISTPEGLEVLMHIGIDTSQLKGPFEALVQEGDSVEPGQLLVRFDLTYLRDHAPSLATPMVITNPDRVKSWSYAPFKNVKKGQSSVMSVVLHESNVGGVEA; encoded by the coding sequence AGCCGAAGTGACTACTTACGCGGGGCAAGGGATTTTTTATTTCATGCCTTATTTGTTTGCGGTCGGTGTGGCATGGGGGTTGTCCAATCAGGCCGGACCGGCGGGAATGGCGGCGCTCGCGGGGATGTTTACTTATGACCGGATAGTTTCCAACATGGGGGACGGGGCGGTACAGCCTGCAACACTAATCGGAATTATCCTCGGAATTGTCGCCGGTGTGGCGCATAACCGGTTCAAAAATATCAAGCTGCCGGAGGCGATCCAGTTTTTTGGAGGGTCGCGTTTTGTTTTGCTGTTCATGGGTCTGTTCTCTGCCTTGTTCGCCTGGGTGATGCTTGGACTGTCGCCTGTGCTGCAGCATGGACTCGACATCCTGTTCCGTGATATCCAGGCAACGGGCGGATACGGCGTGTTTGTATACGGGGTATTATACAGAGTACTAACGGCGTTTGGCCTGCATCATATTCTCAATAATGTGTTCTGGTTTCAGCTGGGAAGCTTTACCACACCTGACGGCAGCGCAGTCGTGCAGGGGGATTTGCCGCGTTTTTTTGCCGGAGACCCTACAGCGGGCATCTTTATGGCGGGGCTGTTTCCGATCATGATGTTTGCGCTGCCGGCGATTGCCTTTGCGATTATTCAGGAAGCGCGGGAGGATTTGAAGCCGAAGATCAAGAAGACGTTTTTGCGCGCGGCTATGGTCTGCTTCCTGACGGGGGTGTCGGAGCAGATTGAGTTTGCTTTTTTGTTCGCATCGCCTTATTTGTTCGGTCTGCATGTGGTCATGTCCGGTCTGGCGATGGTGCTGACTTATGCGCTGGGCATTCATCACGGCTTCTCCTACTCGGCGGGGGCCATCGATTTTTTCCTCAACATGCATCTGTCACAGCGGGCTTGGCTGCTGATTCCAATCGGCATCGGCTATGGCATTGTTTATTATAATGTGTTCCGCTGGGCGATCCGCCGGTTCCAGATTCCGACGCCGGGACGCGAGGAAGGCTCCGAGCTGGGCGACTGGGCAGGCAACATTCCTTATCAGGCTCCGCTGATCCTGGAAGCGTTGGGCGGGAAGGAAAACATCGTGCAGGTACAGGCCTGCATCACACGGCTAAGATTGACAGTGCACAATGACCGGTATATTGACACCGTGGCACTGAAGGGGCTTGGCTCTGCAGGCATCATTAAGCTGGGCGGAGGGAATGTTCAGGTCGTGTTCGGGACTTATTCCGAGCTGATCCGGGAGGAGATCAACAAGCTGCTGCTCCGCGATCTGCCTCAGGTGCTGTTCAGTTCGCCGATTCAGGGCCGCATGATGCCGATTGAAGAAGTGCCGGACCATATTTTTGCCGCGAAGCTGGTGGGCGACGGGGTAGCATTTTTTCCGGAAAAGGGAGAACTCGTCTCGCCGGTCTTCGGCAAGGTCATGCACGTATACCCTACAATGCACGCGGTGGGCATTTCTACGCCCGAGGGGCTGGAGGTGCTAATGCATATCGGGATCGACACTTCACAGCTTAAAGGGCCGTTTGAAGCGCTTGTGCAGGAAGGGGACAGTGTGGAGCCGGGGCAGCTGCTGGTGAGATTTGATCTGACCTATTTGCGTGACCATGCGCCTTCACTGGCGACGCCAATGGTGATTACGAACCCGGACCGTGTAAAATCCTGGAGCTATGCTCCATTCAAAAATGTTAAAAAGGGGCAGTCATCCGTGATGTCCGTGGTCTTACATGAAAGCAATGTTGGAGGGGTTGAAGCATGA